One window of Desulfobacca acetoxidans DSM 11109 genomic DNA carries:
- a CDS encoding metallophosphoesterase family protein — translation MILRGVLALIADTHLYQAGLPFFFDFLQRQQIHQLACLGDCQPEPFRHWLALHPHCKLYWVYDVFWPELPEATGNGMALDLAGRIFLAHTRATAFIRFKDSVSTYKKEPPSGRAPLIICHGHTHTPSVTRFGRSLNQILYINSPHHFLIQPRHELMHLENDAVYLIVPGAFTMEEGRFPTFNFALLDTDNHAVEMFSFTELTPLRSLRSSLPALQKLT, via the coding sequence ATGATTCTGAGGGGAGTTCTGGCCCTGATAGCGGATACGCACCTTTATCAGGCGGGACTTCCCTTCTTTTTTGATTTTTTGCAGCGGCAGCAGATACATCAGCTTGCCTGCCTGGGAGATTGCCAGCCGGAGCCCTTTCGACATTGGCTGGCATTGCACCCACATTGTAAACTCTACTGGGTCTATGACGTCTTCTGGCCGGAATTACCCGAAGCTACGGGGAATGGAATGGCCCTGGACTTAGCCGGCCGGATTTTCCTGGCCCACACCAGGGCTACCGCCTTCATCCGATTCAAAGACAGCGTGTCTACCTATAAGAAAGAACCTCCTTCCGGGCGGGCGCCGCTGATTATCTGCCATGGCCACACCCATACTCCCTCTGTTACGCGCTTTGGCCGCAGTTTGAATCAGATTCTCTATATCAATTCGCCGCACCATTTTCTTATTCAACCCCGCCATGAGTTGATGCACCTGGAAAACGATGCTGTTTATCTGATCGTACCGGGTGCCTTTACCATGGAGGAAGGTCGTTTCCCGACCTTTAATTTTGCGTTATTGGATACGGATAATCATGCGGTGGAAATGTTTTCCTTTACGGAGCTGACACCGTTGCGGTCTTTAAGGAGCAGTTTGCCGGCACTCCAAAAACTGACATAA
- a CDS encoding KpsF/GutQ family sugar-phosphate isomerase, translated as MTAQKRPLSHPKILQLAREVLAIESEGIANLIPKLDHNFVRAVQMIFQAKGRLIVTGVGKSGIVARKIVATLNSTGAPSLFLHPVEAMHGDLGMISPQDVVLALSNSGETSELTILLPSIKRLGVPLIALTGRVESTLASHSDVVIDVGVPREACPLGLAPTASTTAALAMGDALAVALLTQRGFKASDFRRFHPGGSLGARLSLAIGEVMLTGNRVPRVHPEDPLISALREMDEKGFGATLVVDGAGVLLGIFTDGDLRRCLRKFQHLQDKTVAQVMTPSPHAIGPESLASQALEHMEHKAITVLPVVDAKRVVLGIVHLHDLLGRGEFQFKA; from the coding sequence ATGACTGCCCAAAAAAGACCTCTGTCCCACCCCAAAATACTACAACTAGCCCGCGAAGTGCTGGCCATTGAGTCGGAGGGAATCGCCAACCTCATCCCCAAACTGGACCACAATTTTGTGCGGGCAGTACAGATGATCTTTCAGGCCAAGGGCCGATTGATTGTCACCGGCGTAGGCAAATCAGGCATTGTCGCCCGCAAGATCGTGGCCACCCTGAACTCCACCGGCGCCCCGTCGCTCTTTCTCCACCCGGTGGAAGCCATGCACGGCGATCTGGGAATGATCTCGCCTCAAGACGTGGTCCTGGCGCTGTCCAATAGTGGCGAGACAAGTGAATTGACTATCCTGCTGCCCAGCATCAAGCGCCTAGGAGTTCCCCTCATTGCCCTGACCGGCCGGGTGGAATCCACTCTGGCCTCTCACAGTGATGTAGTCATTGATGTAGGTGTGCCGCGAGAGGCCTGCCCTTTAGGGTTAGCCCCCACTGCCAGCACTACCGCCGCCCTGGCCATGGGAGATGCCCTGGCGGTAGCACTCCTGACCCAGCGAGGTTTTAAGGCCAGCGATTTCCGCCGGTTCCACCCGGGAGGCAGTCTGGGAGCCAGACTTTCCCTGGCTATTGGGGAAGTAATGCTTACCGGTAACCGAGTTCCTCGGGTACACCCGGAAGATCCCCTGATCTCGGCTCTCCGAGAAATGGATGAGAAAGGTTTTGGAGCCACCCTGGTAGTTGACGGTGCCGGAGTGCTGCTGGGCATCTTTACTGACGGCGACCTCCGCCGTTGTCTGAGAAAATTCCAGCACCTACAAGACAAAACCGTGGCCCAGGTAATGACCCCCTCACCTCACGCTATCGGACCCGAGTCCCTGGCCTCCCAGGCCCTGGAACATATGGAACACAAAGCTATTACAGTCTTGCCAGTGGTAGATGCCAAGCGGGTTGTGTTAGGAATTGTACACCTGCATGATCTGTTAGGGCGTGGAGAATTTCAGTTTAAGGCTTAA
- the leuC gene encoding 3-isopropylmalate dehydratase large subunit — protein sequence MNKPMTITEKILAAHAGLDYVEPGQLINARVDIALGNDITAPIAIKEFRQAGALKVYDPERVVLVADHFAPNKDIPSAIQCQTLRRFAQEQKLRHYYDGGEMGVEHALLPEKGIVGPGDLVIGADSHTCTYGGLGAFATGVGSTDLAATMITGESWFKVPETMLFIFTGQLPQWVGGKDLILFLIGQIGVDGALYNAMEFTGEVVARLPMSDRLTMCNMAIEAGAKNGIIAPDDITREYVANRALRAVTFFASDPGANYHSVREYDVSGMEPQIAFPHLPENTHPLSQVGAVPIDQAVIGSCTNGRLEDMRLAAQVLKGRKVARGVRLIIIPATPWIYRQCLKEGLFEIFLDAGAVISPPTCGPCLGGHMGVLGPGETAIATTNRNFVGRMGHPESKLYLANPAVTAASAVAGRIVGPQAL from the coding sequence ATGAATAAACCGATGACCATCACTGAAAAAATTCTGGCGGCGCACGCCGGATTGGATTACGTTGAACCCGGTCAATTGATCAATGCCCGGGTTGACATTGCCTTGGGCAATGATATTACGGCGCCCATTGCCATCAAAGAGTTTCGCCAAGCCGGAGCGCTTAAGGTCTATGACCCGGAGAGGGTGGTGTTGGTGGCGGATCACTTTGCCCCCAATAAGGACATTCCTTCTGCCATCCAATGTCAGACGCTGCGGCGCTTCGCCCAGGAACAGAAACTGCGCCATTATTATGACGGCGGTGAAATGGGTGTGGAGCACGCCTTGCTGCCGGAGAAAGGGATTGTCGGACCCGGGGATTTAGTGATCGGGGCCGACAGTCACACCTGTACCTATGGCGGTTTAGGTGCCTTTGCCACCGGTGTGGGTTCTACCGACTTAGCGGCGACTATGATTACCGGCGAAAGTTGGTTTAAAGTGCCGGAAACCATGTTGTTTATTTTCACCGGGCAATTACCCCAATGGGTGGGCGGGAAGGATCTGATCCTCTTTCTTATCGGCCAGATTGGAGTTGATGGCGCCCTGTATAACGCCATGGAGTTTACCGGTGAGGTAGTCGCCCGACTGCCGATGAGCGATCGGCTGACCATGTGTAACATGGCGATTGAAGCCGGGGCCAAGAACGGCATCATTGCACCTGACGACATTACTCGGGAATATGTCGCCAACCGGGCGTTGCGGGCTGTTACTTTCTTTGCCAGCGATCCAGGGGCGAACTACCACTCAGTGCGTGAATATGACGTTAGCGGGATGGAGCCCCAGATTGCTTTTCCCCATCTGCCAGAGAATACCCATCCTCTTTCCCAAGTGGGCGCAGTGCCGATCGATCAGGCGGTTATCGGCTCCTGTACCAATGGACGCCTGGAGGACATGCGGCTGGCGGCTCAGGTTTTGAAAGGACGGAAGGTTGCCCGGGGCGTGCGTCTGATCATTATTCCAGCCACACCCTGGATCTATCGGCAATGTTTGAAGGAGGGGCTATTCGAGATCTTTTTGGATGCCGGGGCAGTCATCAGTCCACCGACGTGTGGACCCTGTTTAGGTGGGCATATGGGCGTCTTGGGACCCGGAGAAACAGCCATCGCTACCACGAACAGGAATTTTGTCGGCAGAATGGGACATCCCGAGTCCAAGTTATATCTGGCCAATCCCGCGGTGACGGCGGCCTCGGCAGTAGCCGGGCGCATTGTTGGGCCCCAAGCTCTGTAA
- the hisF gene encoding imidazole glycerol phosphate synthase subunit HisF, whose amino-acid sequence MEPIKIMPCLDMKDGRVVKGVNFINLRDAGDPVENARFYEREGADELAMLDIAATVENRKTRLEWVEKVAAVINIPLTMGGGIATLEDIELVLTAGADKISMNSAAVKNPDLIDLAAKTYGPGRVTIAIDGKRNPAMPSGFELVIAGGTKPVGRDAIAWATECQQRGAGSILPTSMDGDGTQKGYDLEFTRAIADAVTVPVIASGGAGTLEHFYEGATRGGARILLAASVFHFRTFSIRQVKEYLKKRGLPVIL is encoded by the coding sequence ATGGAACCGATTAAGATCATGCCCTGCCTGGATATGAAAGACGGGCGGGTAGTCAAAGGCGTTAATTTTATAAACTTACGCGATGCCGGAGATCCGGTCGAAAACGCCCGTTTTTACGAACGGGAAGGCGCAGACGAACTGGCCATGCTGGATATCGCCGCTACGGTCGAAAACCGCAAAACCAGGCTGGAATGGGTTGAGAAGGTGGCCGCAGTCATCAATATCCCGTTAACCATGGGCGGTGGCATTGCTACGTTAGAGGACATCGAGCTGGTCCTCACAGCCGGGGCCGATAAGATCTCCATGAACAGCGCCGCCGTGAAAAATCCCGATCTGATTGATCTGGCTGCTAAAACCTATGGCCCCGGCAGGGTGACTATCGCCATTGACGGCAAGAGAAACCCGGCCATGCCCTCAGGTTTTGAACTGGTCATCGCTGGCGGAACCAAACCCGTAGGACGCGACGCCATCGCGTGGGCTACGGAGTGCCAGCAGCGAGGAGCCGGTTCTATCCTGCCTACCAGTATGGACGGTGACGGCACCCAAAAGGGGTATGATCTGGAATTTACCCGAGCGATTGCAGATGCAGTCACAGTACCGGTCATTGCCTCGGGAGGAGCAGGAACCTTGGAACATTTTTATGAAGGAGCGACCAGAGGCGGAGCCCGGATTTTATTGGCCGCCTCAGTCTTTCATTTCCGCACTTTCAGTATCAGACAGGTGAAGGAATATCTTAAGAAGCGCGGACTGCCGGTTATCCTTTAA
- a CDS encoding type II toxin-antitoxin system HicB family antitoxin, which translates to MMAKKGLHYQIKFNYEPALGVFSATIPALQGLTITGETFAEVEANIKAAALQYLEKLHLENEPLPLDERDLIEGIYIRIPRE; encoded by the coding sequence ATGATGGCTAAAAAAGGTTTGCATTATCAGATAAAATTTAACTATGAACCGGCCTTGGGGGTATTCAGCGCCACCATCCCGGCGCTCCAGGGTTTGACTATCACCGGTGAAACCTTTGCCGAGGTGGAGGCTAACATCAAAGCAGCCGCTTTGCAATACCTGGAGAAACTGCATCTGGAGAATGAACCGCTCCCATTGGATGAAAGGGATTTAATAGAAGGAATCTACATCCGCATTCCGCGCGAATAA
- a CDS encoding peptidase U32 family protein — MELLAPAGTVETFFAALENGADAVYLGLKAFSARAYAANFTLAQVSSLAQVSRQRGCKLYVALNALVKEEERPELMETLGALQEIGPDALIIQDLGVYYLVRQHYPALPVHASTLLTIHNSLGVAQAAAMGFKRVVLARELTLSELAAIRRQTRLELEVFIHGALCYSFSGLCLFSSYLGGRAATRGRCTQPCRRLYHYRQESGYILSLSDLSGLELVPQLQTLGIEAIKIEGRMKSGEYVSRVVRAYRLVMDASLGDQKQAIAGAQELLARTYSRRTTSGFFKSPHPQGLLAPEDTGNIGLLLGKIDRSEESWATLRLLESLSVGDRLRLQAEATGERRAFTLKELQFQGQMVDMARAGDEVRISLPDPAQTGDLLYKVGETTPGGSRSEKKWLEYLYSLAQPAKLTAKLDKKLRLPENLGHPKKTKDHRSHRPFVYIRTRSCLEALELHRQKQGPLLVDLTEANFNEYLGQPRQARVLSGFIWSLPPIMFEGRLVFFRQAVQTLIQGGARQFMVSNLGHFQLLREVSAHLPRLGRSAAPKAKAAGRLLTEEARDREPGSAAEPEFELTLYSDYPLHCLNLSAFQALKQLAVSYMTLSMEADRRTLQLLLRQAPSQRLMTYLYSYPNLMISRAPLPEGKKALRLISPLGERFRLTATDGLTCLAPTVPLLWQKPLPELQSLGLHRFIIDLNRSGLPVSQVGDLKRRLLLGPVISGGMSMNYYRGLE; from the coding sequence ATGGAATTACTGGCTCCTGCAGGGACTGTCGAGACCTTCTTTGCGGCGTTGGAAAACGGCGCCGATGCGGTGTATCTCGGGCTAAAGGCCTTCAGTGCCCGGGCTTATGCAGCTAATTTCACTCTGGCCCAGGTATCGTCCCTGGCCCAGGTCAGCCGACAGCGGGGGTGCAAACTTTACGTAGCACTCAATGCCCTGGTAAAGGAGGAGGAGCGTCCGGAGCTCATGGAAACCCTGGGCGCATTGCAGGAAATCGGTCCGGATGCGCTAATCATCCAGGATTTGGGCGTCTATTATCTGGTTCGACAGCATTATCCGGCGCTCCCGGTGCATGCCAGTACACTGCTGACGATCCACAACTCCCTGGGGGTGGCCCAGGCTGCGGCCATGGGTTTTAAACGAGTGGTGTTGGCTCGGGAGCTGACCTTATCAGAGCTGGCCGCTATCCGTCGACAGACCAGACTGGAATTGGAGGTTTTTATCCATGGGGCGCTCTGCTATAGTTTTTCCGGGCTCTGTCTGTTCAGCAGTTATTTGGGTGGACGGGCTGCCACCCGGGGCCGCTGCACCCAACCCTGCCGTAGACTCTACCACTACCGGCAGGAATCGGGTTATATATTGTCGCTCAGCGACCTTTCGGGTTTGGAATTGGTGCCGCAGTTGCAGACCTTGGGGATTGAGGCAATCAAGATTGAGGGTCGGATGAAGAGCGGCGAATATGTCAGCCGAGTGGTCCGGGCATATCGATTGGTCATGGACGCCTCGCTGGGCGACCAAAAGCAAGCCATCGCCGGCGCTCAGGAACTGCTGGCACGAACCTATAGCCGCCGCACTACCAGCGGTTTTTTTAAGAGCCCTCATCCCCAGGGGCTGCTTGCTCCCGAGGATACCGGGAACATTGGCCTCTTGTTAGGAAAAATCGATCGGTCTGAGGAGTCTTGGGCGACCCTGCGATTACTTGAGTCCTTGAGCGTGGGGGATCGCCTGCGGCTGCAGGCTGAGGCTACCGGCGAGCGCCGGGCTTTCACTCTGAAAGAACTACAATTTCAGGGTCAGATGGTGGACATGGCAAGGGCGGGAGATGAAGTGAGGATCAGTCTGCCGGACCCGGCCCAAACCGGAGACCTGCTCTACAAAGTGGGCGAAACCACCCCAGGCGGCAGTCGCTCCGAGAAGAAGTGGCTGGAGTACCTTTATTCGCTGGCCCAACCGGCGAAGCTCACAGCCAAGCTGGACAAAAAACTGCGGCTGCCGGAGAACCTGGGCCATCCTAAAAAGACTAAAGATCATCGATCCCACCGCCCTTTCGTTTACATAAGAACCCGTTCCTGCCTGGAAGCCTTGGAACTGCATCGCCAAAAGCAGGGGCCGCTGCTGGTGGATCTGACAGAGGCTAATTTCAATGAATATCTGGGCCAACCGAGGCAGGCGCGGGTGTTGTCCGGTTTTATCTGGTCTCTGCCGCCTATCATGTTCGAAGGCCGGTTGGTCTTTTTCCGTCAAGCCGTTCAAACCCTCATCCAGGGCGGGGCGAGGCAATTCATGGTGAGCAATCTGGGACATTTTCAATTGCTCCGGGAAGTCTCGGCTCATCTGCCTAGACTTGGCCGCAGTGCCGCTCCCAAGGCCAAGGCCGCCGGGAGATTGCTGACGGAAGAAGCTAGGGACCGGGAACCCGGCTCCGCGGCCGAGCCGGAGTTTGAACTCACATTATACAGCGATTATCCGCTCCATTGCCTGAACCTCTCGGCTTTTCAAGCCTTAAAGCAATTGGCCGTGTCCTATATGACGCTGTCCATGGAGGCGGATCGCCGAACACTGCAGTTATTGCTGCGCCAGGCGCCAAGCCAACGGTTGATGACGTACCTTTACAGTTACCCGAATTTGATGATCTCTCGCGCCCCCCTCCCGGAGGGGAAAAAGGCACTCCGTTTGATAAGTCCTCTGGGGGAGAGATTTCGGTTGACTGCGACCGACGGATTGACCTGTCTGGCTCCCACAGTCCCCCTGCTCTGGCAGAAGCCTCTTCCCGAATTACAGTCGTTAGGTCTGCATCGTTTTATCATTGACCTGAATCGGAGCGGGTTGCCAGTCAGCCAGGTGGGAGATCTGAAGCGCCGCCTTCTGCTGGGACCTGTTATCAGCGGCGGCATGTCCATGAATTATTACCGGGGGTTGGAGTAA
- a CDS encoding cyclodeaminase/cyclohydrolase family protein has protein sequence MDRPGFSGWTILAFVEQLAEGAPMPGGGCAASVAGALAAALGSLAGRISLKKEVDPTGQEALVKLEHQLDQARQGFLDLVDADALAYHEVVLARRRPQSTEVEKIRRQAAIAGAFAHACLPPLQMANLGLQVAGWAITLAEKGSPVILADVGVMGFLAVAVVHGGLINVFSNLNMMADSAEAQTLRSQAERLRTEVEGLTRRFNSLIYRRARAD, from the coding sequence ATGGACAGACCTGGATTTTCCGGGTGGACAATCCTGGCCTTTGTGGAACAGTTAGCTGAAGGGGCGCCGATGCCTGGTGGCGGCTGTGCGGCGTCGGTAGCCGGGGCCTTAGCAGCGGCCTTGGGTTCTCTAGCCGGCCGGATCAGCCTGAAGAAAGAGGTTGACCCAACAGGACAGGAGGCATTAGTAAAACTGGAACATCAGTTAGATCAGGCCCGTCAGGGTTTTTTAGACCTCGTTGACGCTGACGCCCTGGCTTATCATGAAGTAGTACTGGCCAGACGCCGCCCTCAGTCAACCGAGGTAGAAAAGATAAGACGTCAGGCGGCCATTGCGGGTGCCTTTGCGCATGCCTGTCTCCCTCCCCTGCAAATGGCCAACCTCGGGTTGCAGGTAGCAGGTTGGGCCATCACCCTGGCCGAGAAGGGGAGTCCGGTCATTCTGGCCGACGTCGGCGTGATGGGTTTTTTGGCCGTAGCAGTGGTGCATGGCGGCCTGATCAATGTCTTCTCCAACCTGAACATGATGGCGGATTCGGCCGAAGCCCAGACCCTCAGGAGCCAGGCCGAACGGCTGCGGACAGAAGTAGAAGGATTAACTCGACGGTTTAACAGTCTGATCTACCGTCGGGCGAGAGCCGACTAA
- the recN gene encoding DNA repair protein RecN: MLVELRIKNLAILDQVELLLEPGFNVFTGETGAGKSMLVQAVHLLLGAKGSEDLIRTGAPEAEVEARFEIVSKEPWTSWLAERELPFANELLLRRVVSRSGRSRSYLNDQAATLKFLAASAQELINLSGQHEHQTFLAPENHLHILDSFAGLTDFADDFRAAYHHWRQLEKSWQQLQQRQCSLENSKEFLIFQVQELDSANLRPGEEEELASEQERLRHATQLFEAARAGYDRLYGNKASLITGLTEVKKNLELLARFDADWSARLTKVADIILELEDLAFDLRDYSSSLHRDPGHLEEIDQRLHLLQRLRRKYGSTLTEVIDYLEKTRQELNSLDNLELELAELAAQVKAACQSAWEKAEILSQRRREAAPLLAAAVETEIHGLAMPQARFSVKFWPLRTSFEGSEVQQKVLGVNGLDQVEFFLAPNPGEDPKPLSRIASGGELSRLVLGLKNILAIGAGVHTSIFDEVDAGIGGATATVVGQKLRRLAQTQQIICITHLPHIACFADTHFRVEKQVIGARTVTMVKKLTSEERLQELARMLGGALVTDATLAHAKEMLTAARPDAEALS, translated from the coding sequence ATGCTGGTGGAACTGCGCATCAAAAACCTGGCCATTTTGGATCAGGTGGAGCTGCTGTTGGAGCCCGGTTTCAATGTCTTTACCGGTGAGACCGGGGCGGGTAAGTCAATGCTGGTGCAGGCCGTGCACCTGTTGTTGGGAGCTAAGGGCAGCGAAGATCTTATCCGTACCGGTGCCCCGGAAGCCGAGGTTGAGGCCCGTTTTGAGATTGTGTCAAAAGAACCCTGGACTTCCTGGCTGGCGGAAAGGGAGTTGCCTTTTGCCAACGAATTGCTCCTGCGCCGGGTAGTCTCCCGAAGCGGCCGCAGCCGCAGCTATCTCAATGATCAGGCCGCCACCTTAAAATTTCTGGCCGCTTCGGCCCAGGAATTGATCAACCTATCCGGTCAACATGAACATCAAACCTTCCTGGCTCCCGAAAACCACCTGCACATTTTAGATAGCTTTGCCGGGCTGACTGACTTTGCTGATGATTTTCGTGCGGCCTACCATCATTGGCGGCAGCTCGAAAAATCATGGCAGCAGTTACAACAGCGCCAGTGCAGTTTGGAAAATTCCAAAGAATTTCTCATCTTTCAGGTTCAGGAACTGGATAGCGCCAACCTGCGTCCGGGAGAAGAGGAAGAACTTGCCAGCGAACAGGAACGCCTGCGCCACGCCACCCAGCTTTTTGAGGCCGCCCGCGCCGGATACGACCGGTTGTATGGCAATAAGGCCTCCCTGATTACAGGATTGACCGAGGTCAAAAAAAACCTCGAATTGTTGGCCCGGTTCGACGCCGATTGGTCCGCCCGCCTTACCAAAGTGGCGGATATCATCCTCGAACTAGAAGACCTGGCCTTTGATCTGCGGGATTATAGCTCGAGTCTGCACCGGGATCCTGGCCATCTGGAGGAGATCGACCAGCGGCTGCATCTTTTACAGCGCTTGCGGCGCAAATATGGTTCCACCCTTACCGAGGTCATCGATTATCTTGAAAAAACTCGCCAGGAACTCAACAGTCTTGACAATCTCGAACTGGAACTGGCCGAATTGGCGGCACAGGTCAAAGCCGCTTGTCAATCAGCCTGGGAGAAGGCAGAGATTCTGTCTCAACGACGCCGGGAGGCTGCTCCCCTCCTGGCGGCTGCGGTAGAAACCGAGATTCACGGTTTGGCTATGCCGCAAGCCCGTTTTTCGGTCAAATTCTGGCCCCTGAGAACTTCCTTTGAGGGATCAGAGGTGCAGCAGAAGGTTTTAGGCGTCAATGGCCTGGATCAAGTGGAATTTTTCCTGGCCCCCAATCCGGGCGAAGACCCCAAGCCCCTCAGCCGCATTGCTTCGGGCGGAGAACTTTCCCGTCTGGTTCTCGGGCTTAAAAATATTCTGGCCATTGGAGCCGGGGTGCACACCAGCATTTTCGACGAAGTAGATGCCGGGATCGGAGGGGCAACCGCCACCGTAGTGGGTCAGAAATTGCGCCGTTTGGCCCAAACCCAGCAGATCATCTGCATCACCCATCTGCCGCACATAGCCTGCTTCGCCGATACTCATTTCCGGGTTGAAAAACAGGTCATTGGGGCCAGGACGGTCACGATGGTCAAAAAACTGACCTCCGAGGAACGCCTGCAGGAATTGGCCCGTATGTTAGGGGGAGCCCTGGTTACGGACGCGACCCTGGCCCATGCCAAGGAAATGCTGACCGCCGCCCGCCCGGATGCAGAGGCATTATCGTAA
- a CDS encoding DUF3786 domain-containing protein yields the protein MPRIDDYIASRALAAQHLREQDPQVVAARGRAEYQICQDQEGLILSYFGRQHWINWPEVAVTYLEGEGEVPIQEQILMLHYLENTKGDPLTGETIDFRQAPGGQFYYSAFVGRAQTPLLKIFGQNLELYRQVAEHMGGELAPLGDVAATYLALPLVPITHVLWKGDEEFEPAVTILFDLSIVTHLPTEDIAAISGMSVYRLMGMARKLMAS from the coding sequence TTGCCTCGAATTGACGATTATATTGCCTCCCGGGCCCTGGCCGCGCAGCATTTAAGAGAACAGGACCCGCAGGTGGTTGCCGCCCGAGGGCGGGCGGAGTATCAGATATGCCAGGATCAGGAAGGATTGATTTTATCATATTTCGGCCGCCAGCATTGGATCAATTGGCCTGAGGTGGCAGTGACCTATTTGGAGGGCGAAGGCGAGGTTCCCATTCAGGAGCAGATTCTCATGCTCCACTATTTAGAAAATACCAAGGGTGATCCCCTTACGGGTGAGACCATTGACTTTCGGCAGGCGCCGGGGGGCCAATTCTATTACTCCGCCTTTGTGGGAAGGGCCCAGACGCCTTTGCTCAAGATCTTCGGCCAGAATCTGGAGCTTTACCGCCAGGTGGCTGAGCACATGGGAGGAGAATTGGCGCCGTTAGGTGATGTTGCGGCCACCTATTTAGCCTTACCCCTTGTGCCCATCACCCATGTGCTCTGGAAAGGGGATGAGGAATTCGAACCGGCGGTTACCATCCTGTTTGATCTAAGTATTGTCACTCATCTGCCCACTGAAGATATTGCTGCCATCTCAGGCATGTCGGTATATCGCCTCATGGGGATGGCCCGTAAACTCATGGCTTCCTGA
- a CDS encoding sensor domain-containing diguanylate cyclase encodes MQDKEALVEGLTSQSQLERLLTCFELSKVLVTTFDMQALVRLVISRFNELIPASNWSILLLEPKTKELEFFVAVGIDNEKLRSVRLQIGEGIAGVVAQTAQPIFIQDVSQDPRFCCKVDEMTGFKTRSIICLPLLVRREIIGVLEVVNIENENFFLKTYLPLLNILADYIAIAVDNVRNFQKLQAKSFIDDLTGFYNTRYLAWTLENLTTQILHERAQLSVVFLDLDNFKRVVDSYGHLLGSKVLKEVAQVIGHMLSPLDSLIRYGGDEFIILMPYRDKEAAFEFVCQLRRAVNQSCFLWEEGFNLNLTASYGIATLPDDARDKADLLELADAALYSSKDRGKDMIMLGVALKKD; translated from the coding sequence ATGCAAGATAAAGAAGCCTTAGTTGAGGGATTGACCTCTCAGAGCCAGTTGGAGCGTTTGCTCACCTGTTTTGAATTATCCAAGGTTTTGGTCACCACTTTTGATATGCAGGCCTTGGTGCGATTGGTGATATCGAGGTTTAACGAACTCATTCCAGCTAGTAACTGGTCTATTCTGCTTCTCGAGCCAAAGACCAAGGAACTGGAATTTTTTGTAGCAGTGGGAATAGACAACGAAAAATTGCGGAGTGTGCGCCTCCAGATTGGTGAAGGCATCGCCGGAGTGGTGGCCCAGACCGCCCAGCCGATATTTATTCAGGACGTAAGTCAGGACCCCCGATTCTGTTGCAAGGTGGATGAGATGACCGGGTTCAAGACCCGTTCCATCATCTGTTTGCCTCTACTGGTGCGTCGGGAAATCATCGGCGTCTTAGAAGTTGTTAATATCGAAAATGAAAACTTCTTTCTCAAGACCTATCTGCCGCTTCTGAACATCCTGGCCGATTATATTGCTATAGCGGTCGACAATGTTCGAAACTTCCAAAAATTACAGGCCAAATCCTTTATCGACGACCTCACCGGTTTTTACAATACCAGGTACCTGGCCTGGACCCTGGAAAATCTGACCACGCAGATTTTACATGAACGGGCTCAGCTCTCTGTGGTCTTCCTGGACCTGGATAATTTTAAACGTGTGGTAGACTCCTACGGTCATCTATTGGGCAGCAAGGTATTAAAGGAAGTGGCCCAGGTGATCGGGCACATGCTTTCTCCCCTGGACAGCCTTATCCGCTATGGCGGGGATGAATTCATTATTCTGATGCCGTATCGAGATAAAGAGGCGGCTTTCGAATTCGTCTGCCAACTGCGTCGCGCCGTCAACCAGAGCTGTTTCCTATGGGAAGAGGGATTTAATCTGAATCTCACCGCCAGCTACGGCATTGCCACCCTGCCCGACGACGCCCGAGACAAGGCCGACCTCCTGGAACTGGCCGACGCCGCCCTATATTCCTCCAAAGACCGGGGCAAAGATATGATCATGTTAGGTGTGGCCTTAAAAAAGGATTAA